Proteins co-encoded in one Arthrobacter alpinus genomic window:
- a CDS encoding glycoside hydrolase family 13 protein codes for MSVTSSELRASSATLAPAALVPAASASASAPSTVSTPATASLAGALTPIHAAAPQGAQHWSADSVIYQIYPRSFRDSNGDGVGDLAGITLELGQLAQLGVDAVWLSPFFRSPQRDAGYDVSDYRQVDPLFGTLADFDHMVETATGLNLRVIIDLVPNHCSDQHQLFQTALAGAPGSNERDVFIFRDGKGPDGALPPNNWQSHFGGPAWTRITEANGDAGQWFLHLFDSTQPDFNWDNPAVHAEFEQTLRFWLDRGVHGFRVDVAHALVKAAGLPDWGGTAWGGSSEGFPGHLAPMFGQPALHDIYRRWREVLAEYGPERILCAEANVDPLERMADWVRPDQMHQAFNFPYLATGFSAPALRNVVEESLRAFDAVGAPSTWVLSNHDVVRHATRFGYDGGSPRDGDGVGANDEQPNAALGRQRAAAASLFMLALPGACYLYQGEELGLPDHTTLPNDARQDPTFARTGGERIGRDGCRVPLPWVAGSPAAGFSDGAGTGAAGTKIDGATPAAPWLPQPLDWSSYARDSQANDPASHLSLYRKALALRRELQLGTGSLQWAEEYCSEDSLAFLNGSTLVLINTGNEPLRLPAGTVIARSLPNLGDNAELESSEAIWLEL; via the coding sequence ATGTCTGTCACCTCATCGGAACTCCGCGCCTCCTCGGCCACCCTTGCGCCGGCCGCCCTTGTGCCCGCTGCCTCTGCCTCTGCCTCAGCGCCTTCTACGGTCTCCACGCCCGCCACTGCCTCGCTTGCTGGCGCCCTGACGCCGATCCATGCGGCAGCGCCCCAGGGTGCACAGCATTGGTCTGCCGACTCCGTGATTTACCAGATCTACCCGCGGTCCTTCCGCGACAGCAACGGCGACGGCGTTGGAGACTTGGCAGGCATCACGCTCGAGTTGGGTCAGCTCGCACAGTTGGGCGTGGACGCCGTGTGGCTCTCACCGTTCTTCCGCTCCCCGCAGCGCGACGCCGGCTACGACGTTTCTGACTACCGCCAGGTGGATCCGCTCTTTGGCACGCTGGCGGACTTCGACCACATGGTGGAAACAGCCACGGGGCTGAACTTGCGCGTCATTATCGATCTGGTCCCCAACCACTGCTCCGATCAGCATCAGCTCTTCCAAACGGCACTCGCGGGTGCCCCCGGCAGCAACGAGCGGGACGTGTTCATCTTCCGCGATGGCAAGGGACCTGACGGCGCCTTGCCGCCGAACAACTGGCAGTCGCACTTTGGTGGCCCCGCCTGGACACGCATCACTGAGGCCAATGGTGACGCCGGTCAGTGGTTCTTGCACCTGTTCGATTCCACGCAGCCCGACTTCAACTGGGACAACCCCGCTGTCCACGCAGAATTCGAGCAAACCTTGCGATTCTGGCTCGATCGCGGCGTGCACGGCTTCCGCGTGGACGTAGCCCACGCCCTTGTCAAAGCCGCCGGCCTGCCCGATTGGGGCGGCACTGCCTGGGGCGGCAGCTCCGAGGGTTTCCCCGGACATCTGGCTCCCATGTTCGGCCAGCCTGCCCTGCACGACATCTACCGCCGCTGGCGCGAAGTCCTCGCCGAGTACGGCCCGGAGCGAATCCTGTGCGCCGAGGCGAACGTGGATCCGCTGGAACGCATGGCCGATTGGGTACGCCCGGACCAAATGCACCAAGCCTTCAACTTCCCCTACCTGGCCACCGGGTTCTCCGCTCCCGCCTTGCGCAACGTGGTCGAAGAATCCCTGCGGGCTTTTGATGCCGTCGGTGCCCCCAGCACGTGGGTGCTCTCTAATCACGATGTGGTCCGGCACGCCACCCGCTTCGGGTACGACGGCGGTAGCCCTCGCGACGGCGATGGCGTTGGCGCCAATGACGAACAGCCCAACGCCGCTCTGGGCCGCCAACGTGCGGCTGCGGCGTCGTTGTTCATGCTGGCGCTGCCCGGCGCATGCTACCTCTACCAAGGCGAAGAACTGGGCCTCCCGGACCACACCACGCTGCCGAATGACGCGCGCCAAGATCCCACCTTTGCCCGCACCGGCGGCGAACGGATTGGTCGCGACGGCTGTCGAGTGCCGCTCCCCTGGGTGGCTGGCAGCCCCGCTGCCGGCTTCAGTGACGGCGCTGGCACAGGCGCTGCTGGCACCAAAATAGACGGCGCTACCCCGGCTGCACCGTGGCTCCCCCAACCCTTGGACTGGTCAAGTTACGCCCGTGATTCTCAAGCCAACGATCCGGCGTCGCACTTGTCCTTGTACCGCAAGGCGCTAGCGCTGCGGCGTGAACTCCAGCTGGGCACAGGATCGCTGCAATGGGCTGAAGAATACTGCTCGGAGGACTCCCTGGCGTTCCTGAACGGATCCACCTTGGTGCTCATCAACACCGGCAATGAACCCCTGCGATTGCCCGCTGGAACCGTCATCGCGCGGTCCCTACCTAACCTCGGCGACAACGCTGAACTAGAATCGTCCGAGGCTATTTGGCTAGAACTGTGA